The Nocardioides sp. cx-173 genome segment GGACGGCGCAGGCCGACCTGCGCTACCAGACCGAGCTCACCATCGACGGCTCCGGCTTCCAGGTCGTCCGAGGCGGCTTCGGCGGGGTCTACCTCATGTTCGGGTGGGTGCGCGACCCGTCCGGCGGCACGTGGCGCCCCTCGCGGGGCGGCATGAGCGGCAAGGACTACAGCTACATCCCGGACGCCGAGAACGCCGCCGCCAACCGCGGCTACCTCAAGTTCATCGCGTTCCCCGGCAGCTCGACCTCCTCCGAGGCCGCCGCCGTGCTGTCCGGCTCCGGCTCCTTCCAGCTGAGGCTGACGGTGCCGGGACCGGTGTTCCAGGCCACCGACCGCGACGGCGACGTGGTCGACGTCGACTGCCGCAAGGTGACCTGTGGCGTGATCACCGTCGGCGCGCACGGCGTGAAGAACGCCAACAACGAGACGTTCACCCCGGTCACCTTCGCCAACCTCCCCGACGCGGCCCCGCAGTCGCCCGCCGAGCCGACCCCGACCGGCTCCACCTCCCCCTCGGCCGGGCCTGCCGACACTCCCTCCGCCGGGACCGCGGCCCCTCCAGCCGCTCCGGCCGCCCGCGGCCGACGCGTGCTCACCGTCGACCGCACCACCGCCGTCGCCGGCCACGCCCTGGCCTTCTCCGCCCAGGGCTTCCGGCCCGGCGAGCAGGTGGTGGCGGTCCTGGACGACGGCGTGGCCGGGCTCGGCCCCCTGTCCGCCGGGTCGTCCGGGGAGGTCGCCGGGGTCCTCCAGCTGCCGCTGGACCTGACGCCCGGCACCCACGAGCTGCGGCTGCGCGGCGCCGCCTCCGGCACCGAGGTGCTCGAGCGGTTCCCCGTCTCGCGGGGAGACGAGCCCGCTCCCGCGGCCGCTGAGGCCGAGGTATCCGAGGACACCGAGGGTCAGGCCGGCCCCATCTTCCTGGCCGTCGCCGCCGGCCTCTTCCTGGTCGCGCTCTTCGCGTACGCCGTCACGACGCTGCGCCGGCGCCGTACTCGCACCACGGTGGAGACCCCGTGAGGGCGCGCACCCACGGCGCCCTCGCCGCCGTCCTGGTCGTGCTGCTGGGCCTGGGTCTGGCCGGCGCCGTCCTCTCCGCGACGACCGCGAGCGCCTCGGTCGTGCGCCTCCCCGCCGTCTCCGCCGAGGAGACCGAGCCCACGGAAACCCCCACCGAGACTCCCAGCGAGACTGCCACCGAGACGGCGGAGCCCGAGTCGGGCGCCTTCACCATCTCCGACGCCCAGCTGCGCTGGGGCATCAACAACGAGACCAACAACAAGGCGTTCGCGCCGGGCACCTTCAACTTCCTCTCGGCCGGCACGGTGCCCAACCCCGGCGCGGGCGGCCAGACGATCACCAACGCCACCTGGCGCGGGACCGGGACCCGGGCCTGGTGGGCCGAGCGCGGTGCCGTGCGGATCGAGAAACGCCGTCCCGACGGCAGCTACGGGGCGGCCACCTTCGCGGGGCTGTCGACCGACGTCGACGGCAACCCGCTCACCAGCACCAACGGTCCGTTCTCGGGCCACCAGGTCGTCCTCGACGGCGGCACCGGCGAGGTCGACACCGACGCCCGCACCGCGACGATCCGGTGGCGCGGCTCGTTCTCGGTCGTCTACTACTCCGGCATGTCCTTCTTCACCGTCACCGACCCGGTGCTGACGGTCACCCGGTCCTCGGCCACGCTGCGCGCGACCTTGAGCGGCTACGCCAGCTCGGTGGACGACCAGAGCCTGTGGTCGCCGGTCCCGCCCGAGGTCGTGACCATCGCCGACCTGCCGGTCCCCGACCTGACGGCCGCGGGCGGCTTCGCCGTCCAGCCCCGCTACCTGAACGTCCGCTACCAGGCGCCCTCGTCGGGCGCGGCCCAGGTCCGCACCGGCAGCGCGTGGGGCGCCTTCCCCTCCTCGTTCCTGGCCTACATGGACAAGGTCGGCTCCGCGGCGTTCTGGTACTCCAGCGGCGGCGCCGCCGACGCGCACAAGGTCCCCTCGCCCGTGGCGATCAGCTACGTGGCCGACGACCCCATCGAGCCGCCCGTCGCGCCGACCACCGGACCCGGCCCCACCGCTCCCGAGGGGCCCCAGCCGTCGACTCCGGTCAACCCCACCCGGCCGCCCGTCCAGCCCGCCCCGCCGGCACTGCCCGCGCCGCCGGCCGCGCCCGCCCCGGCCCTCCCCTCGACACCCGCCGCACCCGCCCCGGGCGAGGTCGGCCTGGCCTCGGCACCGCTGCCCGCGGCGCCCACCGTCTACGCCCTCGCCTCCTCGGAGCCCGCTTCGCGCGAGGACGCCGCCGACCACCGCTGGACGTGGTGGCTCGGGTCCCTGCTGTTGCTCGGCACCGCCGGCCTCAGCGTGCTCACCCACCAACGAAAGGCATCGTCATGAACCCCACCACAGCCCGGCCGCGCGCTCGCGCGGCCAGGCGCGGAGTCGCGGCCACGGTCGCGGGCGCCCTCGCGTCCGCCGGCATCGTCGCCCTGGGCGTCGCGACCGCGAGTCCGGCCGCAGCCGCCCCGATCTCGGTCAGGAACGCCACGTTCGCGTGGGACATCAACAACGAGGTCCAGGCCGGCGCGTACGCGCCGGGCACCTGGAACCTGATGTCGGCCGGCAAGATCGGCAACCCGGGCGCCGGTGGTCAGATGCTGCGGGCCGCCGACAACGGCGCCACCTGGAGCAACGGCGTCGCGGCGGGGTGGGCCAACGTCGCCGGCAACGTGACGATCGAGGACAAGGGCGCCGACGGCAGCTACGCGCCGACGACCTTCGACGGCACCCGCCGCAACAGCGCCGGTGAGACGACCTCCGGTACCTCCACGACGATCCTGTCCGAGAACCGGCTGGTGGTCCGCAACGGCGTCGGCACGCTCGACCCCGAGACGGAGAGCGCCACGATCACCTGGGACGGCGACGCGACCGTCCTCTTCTACTCGGGCCTGACCTACTTCCACCTCTCCGACCCCGAGCTGGTGGTCACCAACGGCACCGGCACGCTGAGCGCGACGGTCGGCGGCTACGCCGCGTCCATGGACGACCCGGACGAGTGGACCCCCGTCCCCGACACCAAGGTCGCGCTCGCCACGCTGTCCGGCGTCGACGTGACCCCCACGGGGATCGCGGCCACGCCGCAGTACCGCGAGGTCGCCTACGAGGCCCCCGCCGACACCAGCCCACAGGTCCGGACCGGAGCCAGCTGGGGCACGTTCCCGTCGGCCTTCGTCGACCTGCAGCAGACGCTGGGCCAGGGGCCGTACTGGTACTCCACCGGCGGTAGCGCCGACATCCGCAAGGTCGCCAACCCGCTCTCGGTCGCCTACACCGACGGCGCCTCGGTGGCGGTCAGCAAGACCACGCTCCTGCCCAACGGCGCCCACCAGGTCACCGTCGAGGGCAGCGGCTTCGACCCGGCGCTCGCGACGGGCGCCCGCCCGCCGCTGGCCGGCAAGCCGGCCGGCACGTACGTCGTGTTCGGCAAGTTCCCCGAGGCGTGGCGGCCCTCGCTCGGTGCTCCGTCGAGCAACCGCAAGCCCACCTCGCCGCAGCAGTGGGCGGTCCTCGCCGAGGACATGGCCACGATCGGCGGCGCCCGGGCCGGCGCCATCGAGCTGCGTCGCGACGGCACCTTCACCGCCACGCTGACCGTCGACCGGGCCGCCGCCGACACCGCCGCCGCCGCGGTGGCCTCCGCGACCAACTACGGCATCTACACCTACGCCGGCAGCGGAGCCACCAGCGCGAAGTACGAGACCTACACGCCGATCACGTTCGCGAAGGCCACCCCGGTGGTCACGCTCACCGCGCCCAAGGTGGCGCCCGGTGCACCAGCCAGCGCCACCGTCACCGTCGCCAGCGAAGGCGGCACCGACGGCTCGGTCACCCTCACCGAGGGCGAGACCGTCCTCGGCACCGCGGACCTCACCGACGGCACCGCCACCTTCGACCTCGGTCACGCGCTCACCGAGGGCGAGCACGCGCTGACCGCGACCTTCGCGGGCAACGCCAACACCGAGGCCGGCACCGCCACCGCCACCCTGGTGGTCGAGAAGTCGACCTCCTCGCTCTCGCTCTCGATCCCGTCCCGCGCCTACGGGCAGGTCAGCACCGCCACGGTCAAGGCCACCGGCGCCGGTGCCGACGGAGCGGTCACCCTGAGGCGAGGCACCACCGTGGTGGGCACCGCGGACCTCGTGGCCGGCAAGGCGAGCTTCAGCCTCGGCAAGCTGAAGGCCGGCCGCCACTCGCTCACGGCGACGTACGAGGGCGACGCCGACGTCGCAGGATCCACCGCCACCGCGACGGCGACGGTCTCGAAGGCCGTCAGCAAGGCCGCCGTGAAGGTGGTCAAGAAGCCGACGCGCACCAAGGCCGGCAAGGTCCAGGCCCGCGTCACGACGACGACGGCCGGCGCCGCCACGGGCAAGGCGACCGTGGTCGTGCGGACCGCCAAGGGCAAGCTCGTCAAGCGGGCGCGGGTCGCGCTCAACGCTCGGGGCATCGCCCGGATCACCGTGCCGAGGCTCGCCAAGGGCTCCTACAAGGTGGTCGTGACCTACGCCGGCAACGGCAACGTGAAGGCCTCCTCGAAGAGGGTCACCTTCCGGGTCGCCTGAGCCTCTCCCGGCAGCACAGCCGCAGCACGCCAGGACGCTCCTCCCCGCTCGGGGAGGGGCGTCCTGCCGGCTCCGGGGGCGGAACCGGGTCGGTACTACAGTGCCGGACGTGCCGAAGATCAGTGCCGAGACCCTCGCCGAGCACCGCGACCTGGTGCAGCGGCGGGTCTTCGACGCGTTCGCAGCCCTGATGGTCGAGCGCAGCTTCGACGCCATCTCCATGGCGCAGATCGCGGCCGCCGCCGGCCTGGGCCGCACCGCGATCTACCACCACTTCCCCGACAAGGAGGCCGTGGTGGTCGCGTTCGCGTCGCACGAGACCGACCGCTACCTCGCCGGCCTGCGCGCCGAGCTGGACTCCGTGGCCGACCCGGTCGCGCGGATGCGGGTCTACGTGCGCCACCAGCTGACCGCCGGCGAGCAGTTCCACATGGGGCTGGGGATGCAGCTCGTCGGCGTGCTCTCCCGCCAGGCCGGCCAGGAGATCCGCGAGCACGTGGTCGCGGTGGAGGACGTGCTGCGCGACCTGCTGGTCTCCGGGGTGGAGTCGGGCGCCTTCGACATCCCCGACATCCCGGCCGCCATGTCCCTGATCCACGCCTGCCTCGCGCCCCGCGACGTCCCCGCCGAGCAGGTCGAGCGCTTCATCCTGCGCGCGCTCGTCACCGTCGACTGAAAGCCTCCCCGAAGGCCTATTTTTTAGGTTAACCTAACTTTGTGGTCGAAACTTCTTGACAAGTCGTCAGAATCTTGTCGACAATGTGTCTAGAAAAGCTCGTCCACCACCAGCGCTGGGGATCTCATGACCGTCACCGACCTGCCCGCCACCCCGACAGTGAGCCTCTCGGCCGCGATGCGCGAGGGCTCCATGGCCGAGCACCAGGAGGCGGAGGACTCGCGCTTCATGACCGAGCTTCTCGGCGGCCGGGTCAACGAGACCGGCTACGCCGAGTACCTGCTCCGGCTGCGCGGGGTCTATGAGGTCATGGAGACGACGCTGGGCGCCCGGCTCGACGACCCGATGGTGGCCGCGGTCCACGACTCCGCGCTCGAGCGGCTGGACGCCATCGACGCCGACCTCGCGCACTGGGCGCCCGGTGGCACGCGCACCGTCGACTCCCCGGCGGCGACCGCCTACCGCGAGCGGGTCAGCGCTGCGGGCGAGTGGGGCGGCCTGCTGGTGGCCCACCACTACACGCGCTACCTCGGCGACCTCTCCGGCGGTCAGGCGATCGGCCGCATCATCGACCGGACCTTCGAGCTGGACGGCGCCGGCACGGCGTTCTACACCTTCCCCGAGATCCCCAAGCCCAAGACCTACAAGGACGCCTACCGCGCCCGGCTCGACGGGCTCGGCCTGTCGCCTGAGGAGGTAGGACGCGTGGTGGACGAGGTGAAGGTAGCCTTCCGGCTCAACCAGGCCCTCTTCACCGAGTTGGGACAGAACATCGATGGGTACCGCCGCTGACCTGAGGTCGCTCCCCGCCCCCGGCACGCCGCAGGGGCGCCCGTGAGGGTCCTGGTCACCGGCGCCGCCGGCTCGATCGGTCAGGTCCTCACCGTCGGGCTGGCCGACCGCGGTCACGAGGTCGTCGGCCTGGACCGGGTCCCGCGGCCCGACGCCGCCGACGTCCCCTGGCACGTCGCCGACTGCGCCGACCCCGACGCCGTGCACGCGGTGTTCGAGGAGCAGCCGATCGACGCGGTGGTCCACGCCGCCGGGCTTCCCGACGAGGCCTCGCTGCCCGACTCGCTGACCTCCCATGTGATCACCACGGCCGCCCTGCTCGACGCCGCCGTGACCCACGACGTACGCCGCTTCGTCTACGCCGGCTCCAACCACGCGGTCGGCCGGACTCCCCGCGCCGAGGCACCGATGCTCGCGACCGACGCCCGCCCCCGACCCGACACGTTCTACGGCGTGGCGAAGGTGGCCGCGGAGGCGCTGCTGTCGCTCTACGTGGACCGGCACGGGATCGACGCGATCTCGTGCCGGATCGGGTCCTTCCACCTGCGTCCCGAGTCGGTGCGCCAGCTCGCCACCTGGCTCTCGCCCGACGACTGCGTGCGGATGGTGGACGCGTGTCTCACCGCGCCCGCCCCGGGCTTCGCCGTCCTCTACGGGGTCTCGGGCAACACCCGTGGCTGGTGGGACCTGGAGCCGGGTCGCGCCTTGGGCTACGAGCCCCTGGACGACGCCGAGGAGTTCGCCGGCACCATCGCCGAGAGCGCCGCGGACCAGGCCGAGAGCGCCCACGTCGGCGGCCCGTTCGCCGGCGAGGAGTTCTACCGGCCGGCGCTCGACCTTCTGGGCCCCTGACCGGGACGGGGGCTCAGCCGGCTCCGAGCCGCCGGCGCAGGCCCTCGAGACAGCCGGCCAGCATCCGGTCGTGGTTCCAGCGCAGCACCGGCCGTGCGACGTACGACGCCAGCGCGAGCGCCCCCGAGACGGCGACCGACTGCTCGAAGAGCATCCGGGTGCCGTCCGCGACCGGATCCAGCCGCCAGCGCACGGTTCCGTCGAGGTCGCCGGCCACGGCCACCTCCACGACCGGGGCGGACCGGGAGACCGCGTGCAGGAGCAGGTCGAGCCGGTAGGGCAGCACCGAGCGGCAGATCACCCGGGCGTCGTCCGGGCCAAGCTTGGCGACCGCGAGGATCTGCGGCCACCACTCGGGGTAGTGCTCCAGGTCGACCACCACCTCGCGCACCGCCTCGACCGGCGCGGCCACGGTCCACTCGGCGCGGAACTCGTAGGTCGCCCTCATCACGAGTGGTCCGTGGCGGGGGCAGGGGGGCTCACGGTGGGAACGCTACGGGGCCGACGCTACGGTGCCGTCATGACGCCCGACCTCTCTCAGCTTCTGGACCGTGCGCGCGAGTGGGCCAGGCAGGACCCCGACGACGTGACCCGCGCCGAGCTCGAGGGCGCGGTCGCCGCGGTCGAGGGCGGCGCGGACCCGGCCGACCTGCAGGACCGCTTCGACGGCACGCTGGAGTTCGGCACCGCCGGGCTGCGTGGCGCGCTCGGAGCCGGGCCCAACCGGATGAACCGGGTGGTCGTGCTCCGCGCCGCTGCCGGCCTGGCGGCGTACCTGCGCGAGCAGGGGACGGTGGGCCCGGTCGTCATCGGCTACGACGCCCGGCACAACTCCGACATCTTCGCCCGGGACACCGCCGAGGTGATGAACGGCGCCGGGATGACCGCCTGGATCCTGCCCCGGCCGCTGCCCACGCCGATCCTGGCGTTCGCGATCCGCGAGCTGGGCTGCGTGGCCGGCGTGATGGTCACCGCCAGTCACAACCCGCCGCAGGACAACGGCTACAAGGTCTACCTCGGCGACGGCACCCAGATCGTGCCGCCCGCCGACGTCGAGATCGCGCGTCACATCGCGGCCGTGGGGCCGGTGGCCGAGATCGTGCGCGGCCGCGCGGGCAAGGTGCTGACCGAGGACGTGGTCGACCGCTACCTCGACACCGTCGCCGGCCTCGCCGTCGACGGGCCGCGCGACCTCAACGTGGTCTACACGCCGCTGCACGGCGTAGGCGCCACCTCGGTCGTCCAGGTGCTCGAGACCGCCGGCTTCGCCCAGCCGCGTGTGGTCGCGGAGCAGGAGGAGCCCGACCCGGACTTCCCGACCGTCGCGTTCCCCAACCCCGAGGAGCCGGGTGCGATGGACCTGGCCATGGCCCTGGCCGCGCGCCACGGCGCGGACCTCGTCGTGGCCAACGACCCGGACGCCGATCGCTGCGCCGCCGCGGTGCCGGGCCTGCACGGCTGGCGGATGCTGCGCGGCGACGAGGTCGGCGCCCTGCTGGCCTCCCACCTGCTGTCCTCGGGAAAGCAGGGCACCTACGCCGCCTCGATCGTCTCCTCGTCGCTGCTGGGGAAGATGGCCGGGGCCGCCGGCCAGCCGTACGTCGAGACGCTCACCGGGTTCAAGTGGATCGGGCGGGTCGACGGGCTGGCGTTCGGCTACGAGGAGGCGCTGGGCTACTGCGTCGACCCCGAGCACGTCCGCGACAAGGACGGCGTCTCCGCGCTGCTGCTGCTGTGCGAGATCGCCGCCGGCGCCAAGGCCGAGGGCCGCTCCCTGACCGACCTGCTCGACGACATCGCGGTCGAGCACGGCCTGCACGCCACCGACCAGGTCTCCGCGCGCGTCGACGACCTGGCCGAGATCGGCGCCGCCATGGCGCGCCTGCGCGCGACCGCGCCGGCGAGCCTGGGCGGCCTGGCCGTCCTCGGGGTCGACGACCTGTCGCTGGGCTCCCCCGCCCTGCCGCCCACCGAGGGCCTGCGCTACCGGCTGGCCGAGAGGGCGCGGGTGATCGTGCGCCCGAGCGGCACCGAGCCCAAGATCAAGTGCTACCTCGAGGTCGTCGTGCCGGTCGACCCCGCCGACGGCGTGGAGGCCGCGCGGATCTCGGCCGCCGGCCGACTCGACGCGCTCGGCCGCGACATCCGGGCCGCGGCCGGGATCTAGCCGAGAGCCGGGAGCGCCGGGGTCCTCAGAGCACGAGGGAGACGACCAGCGCGACCGAGAGCAGCACCACCCCGACCAGCTCGGGCCAGGCGGGAGAGCGGCGTACCTCCTGGCCGAGGGCGACCTGCTCGGGCGAGCCGAGGCGGATCCCCGCGACCGCGCGGGCGTCCTCCATGCGCTGGCGGATCCGGCCTTCGACGAAGTCGGCGTACTCCACATCGGTGGCGGGCCCCGAGGGCTGCCGGCGCAGCTGCCGGCGGGACTTGCCGACGGCGGGCGAGACGTAGCGCCGGTCTCCCGCGCGCACAGCGAGCAGCTGGCGGACCGCGAGCTCCTCGATCGCGGCGAGCGGGATGCTCACCGTCTCCAGCATGTTGCGCAGCTCCAGCCGGTCGCCGACCACCGAGACCCGGGGTCGGAGCATGGCCGCCCAGCACAGCAGCCCGATGAGGGCGGCGAGCACGATGGTCCAGGTGGGGATGTCGGCGTCCCGGTCGATCACGCCGATGCCGACGACGAGCACCGCGAGCGCCAGTCCGACTCCCCCCATGATCCGTCCGCCGGTCGGCGCGAATCGCTCCCGCTGGTCCTCGCTCACATCACTCCTCACGCCGTCCTCCGGTTGCTGCACGTCTGCGCGTCAACCCTATGCTGGGGGGATGCCTTCCTCACCCACCACCGCGACCGACGAGGGCGCCGCAGCGCGCTTCTCGGACGTCACGAGGTCCGACGCTTCGCTGCGGAGCTTCCTGCACGGACTGCCGGGTGTCGACCAGGTCGGCGCCGACGCCCGGGCCGCCTCGCTCGGCACGCGGTCGATCAAGACGACCGCCAAGGCCTACGCCCTGGACCTGGCCATCCGCATGGTCGACCTGACGACGCTGGAGGGCCAGGACACCCACGGCAAGGTCCGCGCCCTCGCGGCCAAGGCGATGCGACCGGACCCCTCCGACCCCACTTGTCCGGCCACCGCCGCCGTCTGCGTCTACCCCGACATGGTGGCCACCGCGAAGGCCGTCCTGGGCGACAGCGGGGTCAACGTCGCGGCGGTCGCGACGGCCTTCCCGAGCGGCCGCGCGGCCCTCGACATCAAGCTCGCCGACACCCGCGACGCCGTCGAGGCCGGGGCCGACGAGATCGACATGGTGATCGACCGCGGTGCGTTCCTCTCCGGGCGCTACCTGCAGGTGTTCGAGGAGATCGTCGCCGTGCGCGAGGCCTGCGGCAGCGCGCACCTGAAGGTGATCTTCGAGACCGGCGAGCTGCAGACCTACGACAACGTCCGGCGCGCCTCCTGGCTGGCGATGATGGCGGGCGCCCACTTCATCAAGACCTCCACCGGGAAGGTGCAGCCCGCCGCGACGCTGCCGGTGACGATGATCATGCTCGAGGCGGTCCGCGACTTCCGCGAGACCACCGGACAGATGGTCGGGGTCAAGCCGGCCGGCGGCATCCGCACGGCCAAGGACGCGATCAAGTACCTGGTGATGGTCAACGAGGTCGCGGGTCCGGACTGGCTCGACCCGGACTGGTTCCGGTTCGGCGCCTCGACGCTGCTCAACGAGCTGCTCATGCAGCGCACCAAGATGACGACCGGGCGCTACTCCGGTCCCGACTACTTCACGTTGGACTGAGGACATGGCCCAGATCTTCGAGTACGCCCCCGCCCCCGAGTCGCGCGCAATCGTCGACATCAAGCCGTCGTACGGCCTGTTCGTCAACGGCGAGTTCGTCGACGGCCACGGCGCGCCGTTCAAGACCATCAGCCCGGCCACCGAGGAGGTCCTCTCCGAGGTCGCCGAGGCAGACGAGGCCGACGTCGACCTCGCGGTCCGCGCCGCGCGCCGGGCGCACACCCGCGTCTGGGGCCGGATGCCCGGACGCGAGCGCGCCAAGTACCTCTACCGGATCGCGCGGATCATCCAGGAGCGCGGCCGCGAGCTGGCCGTCCTGGAGACGATCGACAACGGCAAGCCGATCAAGGAGTCCCGCGACGTCGACGTCCCGGTGGCCGCCGCCTTCTTCTTCTACTACGCCGGCTGGGCCGACAAGCTGGAGTACTCCCTGCCAGGAAATGTGGGTGGCAGTCCCCGCTCGCTGGGCGTCGCCGCCCAGATCATCCCGTGGAACTTCCCGCTGCTGATGCTGGCCTGGAAGATCGCGCCCGCGCTGGCCGCCGGCAACACGGTCGTGCTCAAGCCGGCCGAGACCACGCCGCTGACGGCGCTGCTCTTCGCGGAGATCTGCCAGCAGGCGGACCTGCCGCCGGGCGTCGTCAACATCATCACCGGCGCGGGCGGCACCGGTCAGGCGCTCGTCGCGCACCCGGACGTCGACAAGGTCGCCTTCACCGGCTCGACCGAGGTCGGCAAGGCGATCGCGCGCACGGTCGCCGGGACCGAGAAGAGGGTCACCCTCGAGCTGGGCGGCAAGGCGGCCAACATCGTCTTCGACGACGCCCCGCTCGACCAGGCCGTCGAGGGCATCGTCAACGGCATCTTCTTCAACCAGGGCCACGTCTGCTGCGCCGGCTCCCGGCTGCTCGTCCAGGAGTCCGTCGCCGAGGACCTGCTCGCCCGCCTCAAGCGCCGCATGGGCACCCTGCGGCTCGGCGACCCGCTTGACAAGAACACCGACATCGGGGCCATCAACTCCGCCGAGCAGCTGGCGCGCATCCGCGAGCTGTCCGACATCGGCGAGTCCGAGGGCGCCGGGCGCTGGTCGCCGGAGTGCGAGCTGCCGAGCAACGGCTTCTGGTTCCCGCCGACGATCTTCACCGGTGTCACCCAGGCCCACCGGATCGCTCGCGAGGAGATCTTCGGCCCGGTGCTGTCGGTGCTGACCTTCCGCACGCCCTCGGAGGCCATCGAGAAGGCCAACAACACGCCGTACGGCCTCTCGGCCGGGGTGTGGACCGACAAGGGGTCCCTGATCCTGAAGATGGCGAGCGCGCTGCGCGCCGGGGTGGTCTGGGCCAACACGTTCAACAAGTTCGACCCGACCAGCCCGTTCGGCGGCTACCAGGAGTCGGGCTACGGCCGCGAGGGTGGCCGCCACGGCCTCGCGGGTTACCTGAAGGGGGGCGAGTGACATGTCACGCGTCGACGTCCGCAAGACCTACAAGCTCTTCATCGGCGGGCAGTTCCCGCGCTCGGAGTCGGGCTACTCCTACGTCGTGCATGACTCGAAGGGAGCCTTCGTGGCCAACGCCGCGCTCGCCTCGCGCAAGGACGCCCGCGACGCCGTCGTGGCCGCACGCAAGGCCTTCGGCGGGTGGTCGGGCAAGACCGCGTACAACCGCGCGCAGATCCTCTACCGGATCGCCGAGATCATGGAGGACCGCCGGCCCCAGCTCGTCCAGGCCGTGCGTCAGTCCGAGGGCCTGACCGGCTCGCGCGCCGAGAAGGTGCTCGACGAGTCGATCGACCGCCTGGTCTGGTACGCCGGGTGGGCCGACAAGCTCACCCAGGTGATCGGCAACGCCAACCCGGTCGCCGGGCCGTTCTTCAACCTGTCGACGCCCGAACCGAGCGGGGTCATCGCCGTACTCGCGCCCCAGGAGTCCTCGCTCCTCGGTCTGGTCAGCGCCGTCGCGCCGGTCATCGTCACCGGCAACACCGCGGTCGTGATGTCGTCCTACGAAAGGCCGCTGCCCGCCGTCACGTTCGCGGAGTGCCTGGCCACCTCCGACGTCCCCGGCGGCGTGGTCAACATCCTCACCGGCGAGGCCGCGACCCTCGCGCCGTGGCTGGCCTCGCACATGGACGTCAACGGCATCGACCTGCTCGGCGCCGCCGGCGATCCCGAGCTCGCGACCTCGCTCGAGGTCGCGGCGGCCGACAACCTCAAGCGGGTGCGCCGCGCGCCGGCCGCCGAGCCGGACTTCGGCGTCGACCCGGGACTGGACGCGATGACCTCCTTCGTGGAGATCAAGACCGTCTGGCACCCGATCGGGGTCTGACCGCCCCCCATGGCGAAGACCGCTCGTCCCTCCACCCACCCTCCCCACCTCGACCCGGTGGTCCACCGCGCGCTCGGCGCGGGGTCGTCCGACCTGCTCGTCGCCGACGCCGACCTGCACGGGCTGTCGTTCGACGACCTCGCCCTGCCCGAGCTCGCACTCGGCGGCGCGTCGGTCGACGGCTGCCGGTTCGCCGGCGTCGCGGCCCGGGAGGCGGACTGGCGCTCCACGCGGCTG includes the following:
- a CDS encoding biliverdin-producing heme oxygenase; the encoded protein is MTVTDLPATPTVSLSAAMREGSMAEHQEAEDSRFMTELLGGRVNETGYAEYLLRLRGVYEVMETTLGARLDDPMVAAVHDSALERLDAIDADLAHWAPGGTRTVDSPAATAYRERVSAAGEWGGLLVAHHYTRYLGDLSGGQAIGRIIDRTFELDGAGTAFYTFPEIPKPKTYKDAYRARLDGLGLSPEEVGRVVDEVKVAFRLNQALFTELGQNIDGYRR
- a CDS encoding NAD-dependent epimerase/dehydratase family protein; translation: MRVLVTGAAGSIGQVLTVGLADRGHEVVGLDRVPRPDAADVPWHVADCADPDAVHAVFEEQPIDAVVHAAGLPDEASLPDSLTSHVITTAALLDAAVTHDVRRFVYAGSNHAVGRTPRAEAPMLATDARPRPDTFYGVAKVAAEALLSLYVDRHGIDAISCRIGSFHLRPESVRQLATWLSPDDCVRMVDACLTAPAPGFAVLYGVSGNTRGWWDLEPGRALGYEPLDDAEEFAGTIAESAADQAESAHVGGPFAGEEFYRPALDLLGP
- a CDS encoding TetR/AcrR family transcriptional regulator, translated to MPKISAETLAEHRDLVQRRVFDAFAALMVERSFDAISMAQIAAAAGLGRTAIYHHFPDKEAVVVAFASHETDRYLAGLRAELDSVADPVARMRVYVRHQLTAGEQFHMGLGMQLVGVLSRQAGQEIREHVVAVEDVLRDLLVSGVESGAFDIPDIPAAMSLIHACLAPRDVPAEQVERFILRALVTVD
- a CDS encoding Ig-like domain repeat protein, which encodes MNPTTARPRARAARRGVAATVAGALASAGIVALGVATASPAAAAPISVRNATFAWDINNEVQAGAYAPGTWNLMSAGKIGNPGAGGQMLRAADNGATWSNGVAAGWANVAGNVTIEDKGADGSYAPTTFDGTRRNSAGETTSGTSTTILSENRLVVRNGVGTLDPETESATITWDGDATVLFYSGLTYFHLSDPELVVTNGTGTLSATVGGYAASMDDPDEWTPVPDTKVALATLSGVDVTPTGIAATPQYREVAYEAPADTSPQVRTGASWGTFPSAFVDLQQTLGQGPYWYSTGGSADIRKVANPLSVAYTDGASVAVSKTTLLPNGAHQVTVEGSGFDPALATGARPPLAGKPAGTYVVFGKFPEAWRPSLGAPSSNRKPTSPQQWAVLAEDMATIGGARAGAIELRRDGTFTATLTVDRAAADTAAAAVASATNYGIYTYAGSGATSAKYETYTPITFAKATPVVTLTAPKVAPGAPASATVTVASEGGTDGSVTLTEGETVLGTADLTDGTATFDLGHALTEGEHALTATFAGNANTEAGTATATLVVEKSTSSLSLSIPSRAYGQVSTATVKATGAGADGAVTLRRGTTVVGTADLVAGKASFSLGKLKAGRHSLTATYEGDADVAGSTATATATVSKAVSKAAVKVVKKPTRTKAGKVQARVTTTTAGAATGKATVVVRTAKGKLVKRARVALNARGIARITVPRLAKGSYKVVVTYAGNGNVKASSKRVTFRVA
- a CDS encoding phospho-sugar mutase, with the translated sequence MTPDLSQLLDRAREWARQDPDDVTRAELEGAVAAVEGGADPADLQDRFDGTLEFGTAGLRGALGAGPNRMNRVVVLRAAAGLAAYLREQGTVGPVVIGYDARHNSDIFARDTAEVMNGAGMTAWILPRPLPTPILAFAIRELGCVAGVMVTASHNPPQDNGYKVYLGDGTQIVPPADVEIARHIAAVGPVAEIVRGRAGKVLTEDVVDRYLDTVAGLAVDGPRDLNVVYTPLHGVGATSVVQVLETAGFAQPRVVAEQEEPDPDFPTVAFPNPEEPGAMDLAMALAARHGADLVVANDPDADRCAAAVPGLHGWRMLRGDEVGALLASHLLSSGKQGTYAASIVSSSLLGKMAGAAGQPYVETLTGFKWIGRVDGLAFGYEEALGYCVDPEHVRDKDGVSALLLLCEIAAGAKAEGRSLTDLLDDIAVEHGLHATDQVSARVDDLAEIGAAMARLRATAPASLGGLAVLGVDDLSLGSPALPPTEGLRYRLAERARVIVRPSGTEPKIKCYLEVVVPVDPADGVEAARISAAGRLDALGRDIRAAAGI
- a CDS encoding SRPBCC family protein, with amino-acid sequence MRATYEFRAEWTVAAPVEAVREVVVDLEHYPEWWPQILAVAKLGPDDARVICRSVLPYRLDLLLHAVSRSAPVVEVAVAGDLDGTVRWRLDPVADGTRMLFEQSVAVSGALALASYVARPVLRWNHDRMLAGCLEGLRRRLGAG